A stretch of Lysinibacillus agricola DNA encodes these proteins:
- a CDS encoding sugar ABC transporter ATP-binding protein, translating into MKAKTVIDMKKISIEFPGVKALSDVDFQLESGTIHAVIGANGAGKSTLMKILSGAYPHYTGDIFINGELVSITDAKKSKELGIDIVYQEVDTALIPYLSVAENIMLDQLIFDKKSIINWRKIRQSAKEVLSRIGIELNVEKKVKDISLAEKQMVLIARAIIHERKFLILDEPTAPLSQAETEKLFSIVRDLVKNHHLGIVFISHRLPELFEICEKITIMKDGRIVKENSIEEISQKQVIEHMLGKTFDLVHHKQLKEKGEIALQVNHLVDDSGLVNDVSFHVNKHEIIGLAGLVGAGKTELCKAVFGMSNIKAGSIELYGKTIKNLTPYHAVKNHFGLIPEERRKEGVFVEEPIFKNLTMANLQSFTRLGSFIKQSEEREAARSMIQTIGAKTPNELQKVANLSGGNQQKIAIGKWLMTDAEILLFDEPTKGVDVGAKSDIFNLIDEQAKEGKIIIYATSELSEILLITDRIYVMYDGKIVKELVTSETTEDEVMFYATGGEAYARA; encoded by the coding sequence ATGAAAGCCAAGACAGTCATTGATATGAAAAAAATTTCAATCGAATTTCCTGGTGTGAAAGCCTTAAGTGATGTCGATTTCCAATTAGAATCAGGCACGATTCACGCTGTTATTGGTGCTAATGGGGCTGGTAAATCGACGCTAATGAAAATTCTCTCAGGAGCCTACCCACATTATACGGGGGATATTTTTATAAACGGTGAACTAGTTTCTATTACTGATGCGAAAAAATCAAAGGAATTAGGTATAGATATTGTTTACCAAGAAGTTGATACAGCGTTAATACCCTATTTAAGTGTTGCGGAGAATATAATGCTTGATCAACTGATATTCGATAAAAAATCAATTATCAATTGGCGAAAAATCCGTCAGAGTGCGAAAGAAGTGCTTAGTCGGATTGGTATCGAGTTAAATGTTGAAAAAAAGGTGAAAGATATCTCTTTAGCTGAAAAACAAATGGTGTTAATTGCGAGAGCCATAATTCATGAGAGAAAATTTCTTATATTAGATGAACCAACCGCCCCTTTAAGCCAAGCGGAAACTGAGAAATTGTTTTCTATAGTCCGAGATTTAGTTAAAAATCATCATCTTGGAATTGTCTTTATTTCTCATCGACTACCAGAGCTATTTGAAATCTGCGAAAAAATCACCATTATGAAAGACGGCAGGATCGTAAAAGAAAACTCGATTGAAGAAATTTCCCAAAAACAAGTTATTGAGCACATGCTTGGTAAAACTTTTGATTTAGTCCATCATAAACAATTAAAAGAAAAAGGAGAAATAGCCTTACAGGTCAACCATCTAGTCGATGATTCGGGCTTGGTCAATGACGTATCTTTTCATGTTAATAAACATGAGATTATTGGTTTGGCTGGTTTAGTTGGTGCTGGTAAAACAGAATTATGTAAAGCGGTATTTGGCATGTCTAATATTAAAGCAGGTTCCATTGAATTATATGGAAAAACGATTAAAAATCTAACTCCCTACCATGCTGTTAAAAACCATTTCGGATTGATTCCTGAAGAACGTCGGAAAGAAGGCGTATTTGTTGAAGAGCCGATTTTTAAAAATTTAACGATGGCCAATTTACAGTCATTCACACGTTTAGGTAGTTTTATTAAACAATCGGAAGAACGAGAGGCTGCTCGATCGATGATTCAAACAATTGGCGCTAAAACACCAAACGAGCTTCAAAAGGTTGCGAATCTTTCTGGTGGTAATCAACAAAAAATCGCAATTGGTAAATGGTTAATGACCGATGCGGAAATCCTTCTGTTTGACGAACCTACAAAAGGTGTCGATGTTGGAGCTAAAAGCGATATTTTTAATTTAATTGATGAACAGGCAAAAGAAGGAAAAATCATTATCTATGCGACGAGTGAATTAAGTGAAATTTTGTTAATTACCGATCGAATCTACGTGATGTACGACGGGAAAATTGTGAAAGAGTTAGTCACTAGCGAAACGACAGAAGATGAAGTCATGTTCTATGCTACTGGAGGCGAAGCGTATGCAAGAGCGTAA
- a CDS encoding ABC transporter permease produces MQERKNNQALLFIKDWAIVLAVILLIIIFTVTIPNFMQTNNVLNILRSISIVTIIAVGLTVSLSVNGFDLSIGSTATLANSVVVSMFVWFSMPTGVSILVAILAVLCVALFNAFLIVKVKIPDLFATLATMFIVEGVAMTYTGGGSISAGMPRLDGTPTEGRISDFFLLLSKTPWIILIMLVIVMLVHVFLTYTKHGRFLYAVGGNEEAAKLSGIPVNRYKMIAYIFSAVLAGIGGLLLASQIGSAQINAGAGYLMPAVAAAFIGQSFAGHGKPNAIGTLFGAALVGILENGLVMLSVPYYSLNIIKGLVLAFALASTYYSRKK; encoded by the coding sequence ATGCAAGAGCGTAAAAACAATCAGGCGCTATTATTTATTAAAGATTGGGCAATTGTATTAGCTGTTATTTTGTTGATTATAATTTTCACTGTTACTATCCCTAATTTTATGCAAACAAATAATGTTTTAAATATTTTAAGAAGTATTTCAATCGTTACGATTATAGCAGTTGGATTAACAGTTTCTTTATCTGTTAATGGTTTTGATTTATCGATTGGTTCGACAGCTACATTGGCAAACTCAGTTGTTGTTTCTATGTTTGTATGGTTTAGCATGCCAACAGGTGTATCCATTTTGGTTGCTATTTTAGCCGTACTTTGTGTAGCACTATTTAATGCGTTTTTAATCGTAAAAGTGAAAATACCCGATTTGTTTGCCACACTAGCAACTATGTTTATTGTTGAAGGTGTTGCTATGACCTATACAGGGGGTGGTTCAATCTCTGCTGGTATGCCTCGTTTAGATGGGACACCAACAGAAGGTAGAATTTCGGATTTCTTCTTATTGTTAAGTAAGACACCTTGGATCATTTTAATCATGTTGGTCATCGTTATGTTAGTACATGTATTTTTAACATATACCAAACATGGGCGTTTTTTATACGCTGTTGGCGGCAATGAAGAAGCAGCAAAATTATCAGGGATTCCTGTCAATCGTTATAAAATGATAGCTTATATTTTTTCAGCGGTTTTAGCGGGGATTGGTGGGTTATTGCTTGCATCCCAAATTGGATCCGCCCAAATTAATGCGGGTGCAGGTTATTTAATGCCAGCTGTTGCTGCAGCTTTTATAGGACAATCATTCGCTGGTCATGGGAAACCAAATGCCATTGGAACATTATTTGGAGCCGCATTAGTAGGTATTTTAGAAAATGGATTAGTCATGTTATCAGTTCCTTACTATTCTTTGAATATTATAAAAGGACTTGTTTTAGCATTTGCGCTAGCTTCAACTTATTACAGTAGAAAAAAATAG
- the mtnK gene encoding S-methyl-5-thioribose kinase: protein MYSKYFLMNEEDVKSYVQVKIKGFSGTLHSDEIGDGNLNYVFRVKNEQGDSVIVKQAGPQARISEDFVLSTDRNRIETEALIIEGELTPSLVPEILLFDEVMSCCVMEDLKDFEIMRKQMNVFKTYDHFAELISTFMAENLIRTTDFLLDPKKKKEYQKRFINPELCEITEHLVYTEPYIDFKKQNILTAGNEEWIHSFVYKDTALHLEVAKRKIQFLTEAQALLHGDLHTGSIFINDETLKVIDPEFAFYGPIGYDVGNLIANLTFAWARGLAYKEDEFVSWIEETLLSTIQLFHKKARNILAASTEQFAVYSALLDDYMEQISRDAFAIAGIEMNRRIIGLAKVTDITSIEPIDARITAERRCLNIAKECILNKEISHIQDYIKLLQKYKNGVLI, encoded by the coding sequence ATGTATTCCAAATATTTTTTGATGAACGAAGAAGATGTTAAAAGCTATGTACAAGTAAAAATTAAAGGTTTTAGTGGAACACTACATAGTGACGAAATTGGTGATGGCAATTTAAATTATGTATTTCGTGTGAAAAATGAGCAAGGTGACTCTGTCATTGTCAAACAAGCAGGTCCCCAAGCTCGTATTTCTGAGGATTTCGTGTTATCTACAGACCGAAATCGAATAGAAACAGAAGCTTTAATAATAGAGGGTGAGCTTACTCCTTCCCTCGTACCAGAAATTTTATTGTTTGATGAAGTTATGAGCTGTTGCGTAATGGAAGATTTAAAAGATTTTGAGATTATGAGAAAGCAAATGAACGTATTTAAAACATATGATCATTTCGCTGAGTTAATCTCTACTTTTATGGCGGAAAATCTTATTCGAACAACGGATTTTTTGCTAGATCCAAAGAAGAAAAAAGAATATCAAAAGCGATTCATCAACCCTGAGCTGTGTGAAATTACAGAACATCTAGTTTATACGGAGCCTTATATTGATTTTAAAAAGCAAAATATTTTAACGGCTGGAAATGAAGAATGGATTCATTCATTTGTATACAAGGACACAGCTCTACATTTAGAAGTTGCTAAGCGGAAAATACAATTTTTAACAGAGGCGCAAGCGCTTTTACACGGTGATTTGCATACAGGCTCTATTTTTATTAATGATGAAACATTGAAGGTTATTGATCCAGAATTCGCCTTTTATGGACCTATAGGTTATGATGTGGGGAATTTAATCGCCAACTTAACATTTGCCTGGGCAAGAGGATTAGCTTACAAAGAAGACGAATTTGTTTCGTGGATTGAAGAAACATTACTTTCTACTATTCAATTATTCCACAAGAAGGCACGAAATATTTTAGCCGCATCAACGGAGCAGTTTGCTGTCTACTCTGCCTTACTCGATGACTATATGGAACAAATTAGTCGAGATGCATTTGCAATTGCAGGAATCGAGATGAACCGTCGCATAATTGGCTTAGCAAAAGTAACAGATATTACGAGCATTGAACCAATTGACGCTCGTATAACAGCTGAAAGACGTTGTTTAAATATTGCGAAAGAGTGTATTTTAAATAAGGAAATCAGCCATATACAAGACTATATAAAACTATTACAAAAATATAAGAATGGAGTGTTGATTTAA
- the mtnA gene encoding S-methyl-5-thioribose-1-phosphate isomerase, with protein sequence MELNTIEWKKDTLVLLDQTKLPNDIVYVEVQTVEKVWDAIHTMIVRGAPAIGVTAAYGVYVAIQHFEGSVTAAKEEVQKQVQYLATSRPTAVNLFWALERMEQKALQIDTNDLEMFQDILLQEAIAIHTEDIEINRSIGEHLLTLLEDGQGVLTHCNAGALATTKYGTATSPFYLAKERGMSFKVFADETRPRFQGAMLTSFELFNAGIDVTLITDNMAATVMAQGKVQGVIVGCDRVAANGDVANKIGTLGVAILAKYYNIPFYVATPTPTIDLHCPTGADIPIEERSVDEVLKPTGQYVAPADVKVYNPSFDVTPAALITAIVTEKGIIEHPTEEKVRAIFN encoded by the coding sequence ATGGAATTAAATACAATAGAATGGAAAAAAGATACACTCGTTCTACTAGATCAAACAAAATTGCCTAACGACATTGTGTATGTAGAAGTACAAACTGTAGAAAAAGTATGGGATGCCATTCATACGATGATTGTACGAGGGGCCCCAGCCATAGGCGTAACAGCAGCTTACGGGGTCTATGTGGCGATTCAGCACTTTGAAGGTTCTGTTACTGCGGCAAAGGAAGAAGTACAAAAGCAAGTACAGTATTTAGCAACTTCTCGTCCTACAGCTGTCAATTTATTCTGGGCATTGGAGAGAATGGAACAGAAGGCCTTACAAATAGACACGAACGATTTAGAAATGTTCCAAGACATCTTATTACAAGAAGCGATTGCTATTCATACTGAAGATATCGAGATTAATCGTTCCATAGGTGAACATTTATTGACGCTGTTGGAAGATGGACAAGGGGTACTAACTCATTGTAATGCCGGGGCTCTAGCTACGACAAAATACGGCACAGCAACTTCTCCTTTTTATTTGGCAAAGGAGCGGGGAATGAGTTTTAAAGTATTTGCAGACGAAACAAGACCTCGTTTCCAAGGTGCCATGCTTACATCTTTTGAACTCTTTAACGCTGGTATTGATGTTACGTTGATTACGGATAATATGGCAGCGACAGTTATGGCACAGGGGAAAGTGCAGGGAGTTATCGTTGGCTGTGATCGTGTAGCTGCAAATGGTGATGTTGCTAACAAGATTGGTACACTCGGTGTGGCCATTTTAGCTAAATACTATAATATTCCCTTTTATGTAGCGACACCAACACCGACGATTGACTTACATTGCCCAACTGGTGCGGATATCCCAATTGAAGAGCGTAGTGTAGATGAAGTGTTAAAACCAACAGGACAATATGTCGCACCAGCTGATGTAAAGGTGTACAATCCTTCTTTTGATGTGACACCTGCTGCACTCATAACAGCGATAGTCACAGAAAAAGGAATCATCGAACACCCGACAGAAGAAAAGGTGCGTGCAATTTTTAACTAA
- a CDS encoding DeoR/GlpR family DNA-binding transcription regulator → MTNSLKRRQDEINKLVNQKNYVEISDLSERFQVSEMTIRRDLEKMESEGLLIRVLGGAKPIQKSFVEDNLNLRASENLEAKQLMAQEAVTLIQDGDVIGIDASTSASEVGKLIKGMKNITVVTNNISVALDLISSEVTTILLGGYVRPNSISTMGTSLKKYMESINIDKLFISARGLTLQEGLTDSTIDEGEAKQAMIHKSNEVIALIDQSKVGIKKLFQVMPADAISTIIVDEIKPFNEEQQEVVNEFLENNLDLRIVRKK, encoded by the coding sequence ATGACAAATTCTCTTAAACGAAGACAAGATGAAATTAATAAACTAGTGAATCAAAAAAATTACGTAGAAATTTCAGATTTAAGTGAACGATTTCAAGTGTCCGAGATGACGATTCGACGCGATTTAGAAAAGATGGAAAGTGAAGGGTTATTAATTCGTGTGTTGGGCGGCGCAAAGCCTATCCAAAAATCCTTTGTTGAAGATAATTTAAATTTACGCGCATCTGAAAACTTAGAGGCTAAGCAATTAATGGCTCAAGAAGCAGTTACATTAATCCAAGATGGAGACGTAATTGGCATCGATGCAAGTACTTCGGCATCAGAAGTCGGAAAATTGATTAAAGGGATGAAGAATATAACAGTTGTTACGAATAATATCAGCGTTGCCCTTGATTTAATATCGAGTGAAGTGACGACGATTTTACTCGGCGGTTATGTACGCCCAAACTCTATTTCAACGATGGGAACGTCTTTGAAGAAATATATGGAATCTATCAATATCGATAAACTGTTCATCTCTGCAAGGGGCCTGACATTACAAGAAGGATTAACCGACTCAACAATTGATGAGGGCGAAGCTAAACAAGCAATGATTCATAAATCTAATGAGGTTATTGCACTTATTGATCAAAGTAAGGTGGGCATCAAAAAACTATTCCAAGTCATGCCAGCTGATGCTATTTCTACAATTATCGTTGATGAAATTAAACCATTTAACGAAGAACAGCAAGAAGTCGTTAATGAGTTTTTGGAAAATAATTTAGATTTACGCATTGTACGAAAAAAATAA
- a CDS encoding L-fuculose-phosphate aldolase, which translates to MRLQTEREKVVLHCQLMIRNGLTKGTGGNISIYVPAENCVAISPSGIPYEELTAADIVLIDLEGQVIEGHHKPSSEWAMHTMVYKRRPELKAVVHTHSIFAKTLACLREDLPAVSYLVAVAGKAVQCAEYASFGTPALGENALKAMEGSKAVLLANHGLLAGGANVEEAFNIAEEIELCAEVYVRARSIGTPVILDEKEMTYMLERFQTYGKPVENK; encoded by the coding sequence ATGAGACTACAAACAGAGCGGGAAAAAGTTGTTCTTCATTGTCAATTAATGATTCGAAATGGATTAACAAAAGGAACTGGTGGAAATATTAGTATCTATGTTCCTGCTGAAAATTGCGTCGCCATAAGTCCAAGTGGTATCCCTTACGAAGAACTAACCGCTGCTGATATCGTTTTGATTGATTTAGAGGGTCAAGTAATCGAGGGGCATCATAAACCTTCAAGTGAATGGGCGATGCATACAATGGTGTATAAAAGGCGCCCTGAACTGAAAGCGGTTGTGCATACACATTCTATTTTTGCTAAAACACTTGCTTGTTTGCGTGAAGACTTACCTGCAGTCTCTTATTTGGTTGCAGTGGCAGGTAAAGCGGTTCAATGTGCTGAGTACGCAAGCTTTGGCACACCGGCCCTTGGTGAAAATGCACTTAAAGCAATGGAGGGTTCGAAAGCAGTGTTACTGGCTAATCATGGTTTGTTAGCAGGTGGTGCAAATGTGGAAGAAGCTTTTAATATTGCTGAAGAAATAGAATTATGTGCAGAAGTATATGTTCGTGCCAGATCTATTGGTACACCAGTTATTTTAGATGAAAAAGAAATGACATATATGTTAGAACGATTCCAAACTTACGGGAAACCAGTAGAAAATAAATAA